One Malania oleifera isolate guangnan ecotype guangnan chromosome 10, ASM2987363v1, whole genome shotgun sequence genomic region harbors:
- the LOC131166530 gene encoding uncharacterized mitochondrial protein AtMg00820-like has product MRVEIDAFELNNTWILTPLPPDKKPIGCKWVYKIKYNPDGSIEQYKARLVAKGYSQQEGIYYTKTFTPVTKMATVRTILALASMHNWHLHQLDIKNGFLYGDLEEEVYM; this is encoded by the coding sequence ATGCGTGTTGAGATTGATGCTTTCGAGCTCAACAATACCTGGATCCTCACTCCTCTCCCTCCTGATAAGAAGCCTATTGGATGTAAATGGGTCTATAAGATCAAATACAATCCAGATGGATCCATCGAACAATACAAGGCTCGCCTCGTTGCCAAGGGTTATAGTCAACAAGAAGGCATTTACTACACCAAGACATTTACTCCAGTCACCAAGATGGCCACCGTTCGCACCATTCTAGCACTTGCTTCCATGCATAACTGGCATCTTCATCAGCTTGATATCAAAAATGGTTTCCTCTATGGAGA